The Puniceicoccus vermicola region ATGCCTGCGCCGGTGATGGCGAACATTGACCGCGATGGCTCGCTTTTTGAAGGCGTTCGCATGGAGGATCCCCGTTTTTCTCCTGACCCTGATCTGATTCAATTGGATTGGGAGCAGGGTTCGATGATTGTGGATGAGCCGGCTTGGTGTCTCTATGTTGGTGCAGGAGTATTTGAGGGTGCAAACCTGACGTTCATTCCGGACGATCTGGATCAACGTTATGTAATCGCCGCTTTCGCCATGGATCAGTCGGACTTCGAATCGACTCCCCGTGTGCGTCTCTTTGTCAACACTCCGGGACGGCTCGAGCTCGGCGATTGGATCGACAATCGAAGGATTCTGGCCTGCGGAAGGGAGTGGCAAGCTTTCCGGGAATTTAACCCTGTGAACGGTGAAATCTTGGTCGGTGAAGTGGATGAAATCTTTTTCTACGACTTCGTCGATCCGCGTTTGGAATCCGTTTTTCCAGAGGAATAGTCGTGCCGTTTTTCAAAGTTACAAATTCCAACCACTAATCCCCAACAATAGATACATGAAGATCAACAAACTCGCAGTCACAGCTGGCGCCGTAGTCGTGGCAGCTTCGATATCTCAACTCAGCGCTCAAACCACTCTGATCGATGACAGTTTCACGTCATTCAATACTAGCACGTGGACTGGTACGAGCAGTGGGGGGGCTTCCAACCCTGCTCGGGTATGGAATGGCTCGCGTTATGTCGTTCGAACTCAAGTCACGAGTCCAAATCCATCGCAATACAGTTTCTTTACTTCGAATCAAACGGATATTAATCCATTTGATTCTGCATTAGAGGTCAGCGTGTCCTTCGATATGATTAGCAATCCGCCCCTTAATGATGCGGAGAGCCAGTTTTTTGCGATTATCGGTGAGGCGGATACAGACAGTTTGGGGAATTACTACCCTAGCACGTCCAATTTCGATATGGGCACGGGAGCTCTAGTTTTAAGCATTTCCCAGCGCACCAGTGATTTCCTTTTGAAACTTGTTGATTATGGAGGTGGTAACGGTTCAACGATCGGTGAATACGAGATCAGTGCGATGCCTTCCAACTTGACCTGGGGGCTGGATGGAACGGGTGGAAACAAGAATTGGACAATTGCCCTATCTGGAGCGACATTCACAGATACTGGGTTGAGCGATAAGGGCGGGTCATTCAGCAACTATTCTGAGGGAACCGTCTCCCGTCTAAGTTTGGGAGCGATGAATGGTGCTGGCGGTCTAGGAGATTGGACAAGTGGGACAAATATCTATTTCGAAGGTCTTAACGTCACTGCTGCCATCCCTGAACCGAATGCAGCTTTGGCTGTTGGACTGCTCGCAGCTGCTGGCGTTGCTATGCGCCGTCGGAAGAATTGATAAGCTCTAATAGACTCTGAGTTTAACCAGGCGCAGCCCCCTCCGTCTAAGTGCTTTGACGGCGGGGGCGCCTTATTATTGTGTCACTTTGAATTGAATTTTTAAGAGCGGCTTGTTCTCGCAAGCATACTGCCAGCATCATTTTTAGCTGAGTTGAGTCGGTCGGTTTCATGGCTCTGAGCTGGTCCTTTTTTCGCAGGGAGACCTTTCGGGAAATTACTAACTATGCACTGGGTTGATTGGATCATTACGGTAGTGCCTGTCACTATCATCCTGTTTTTGGCGGTATATAGCCGCAAATATGTCCGTGGCGTTGTCGACTTTCTGGCGGCTGGGCGTGTGGCTGGCCGCTATGTTATTTCGGCTGGTGACCTCACCGCCGGATTGAGTGTGATTACGCTGGTGGCACTGGTTGAGTCCAAATATCAAGTCGGCTATGCCTTAAGTTTCTGGGAGTATTTAACAGTTCCGGTCGGGATTATCATGGGCTTGACCGGATACTGTGTATACCGGTTTCGGGAGACCCGTTCTTTGTCGATTGGTCAGTTCCTGGAGATGCGCTATAATCGCTCTCTCCGAATCGTCGCCTCCACCATTCGCACCTTTGCCGAGATGGTGACCAATGCGATTGGTCCGGCAGTCGCGGCCAACTTTTTCATTTATTTCATTGGCTTACCGCACTCAGTTGAAATTTTTGGATTGGCTCTGCCGACCTTTGGCTTGGTGGTCGCGATGTCCCTGTGCTTGTGTATGGTGGTTCTTTGGCCGGGCGGACGGATTTCGCTACTCATATCGGACGCGTTCCAAGGTCTGATGAGTTATCCGATCTTCGTCATCATCGCCGGTTATATCTTCCTGAACTTCGGATGGCATGACACCATAGGACCCGTTATGATGGATCGAGTGGATGGTGAAAGCTTCATCAATCCCTTTGATATCGAGAAGTTGCGTGACTTTAATATTTTCGCGCTCTTTGTTACGATTTTCGGAAGCATTATGAATCGTGCCAGTTGGATCGGTAACGATACAACTTCGAGCGGACGGACTCCGCATGAGCAAAAAATGGCCGGTATTCTCGGAACATGGCGTTCGTTGTATTCTGCGCTGATGATGCTTTTGATTGCGGTTATGATTATCGCTTTGATGACGCATAAAGATTATTCCGATACCGCACACGAAATTCGTTCTGAACTTACTCATCAAGTTGCGAACGAAGTGGTGCCGGATGCGGGGCGTCGGGCTCAGTTAGATACAAAACTCTCAATGATTCCGGTGCCCCGCCACGAAATTGGCATCGACCCACCGCTATCTCAGGAAAGCAATATCGACACTCCCTATATCGAAGGTGCTCGTGAGACCTTGGGAGGGACGCCAGAGGGCAACCGGCAGTTTCAAGAGTTTCGGACGCTCTATCATCAGATGATGCTTCCGGTTG contains the following coding sequences:
- a CDS encoding PEP-CTERM sorting domain-containing protein (PEP-CTERM proteins occur, often in large numbers, in the proteomes of bacteria that also encode an exosortase, a predicted intramembrane cysteine proteinase. The presence of a PEP-CTERM domain at a protein's C-terminus predicts cleavage within the sorting domain, followed by covalent anchoring to some some component of the (usually Gram-negative) cell surface. Many PEP-CTERM proteins exhibit an unusual sequence composition that includes large numbers of potential glycosylation sites. Expression of one such protein has been shown restore the ability of a bacterium to form floc, a type of biofilm.) produces the protein MKINKLAVTAGAVVVAASISQLSAQTTLIDDSFTSFNTSTWTGTSSGGASNPARVWNGSRYVVRTQVTSPNPSQYSFFTSNQTDINPFDSALEVSVSFDMISNPPLNDAESQFFAIIGEADTDSLGNYYPSTSNFDMGTGALVLSISQRTSDFLLKLVDYGGGNGSTIGEYEISAMPSNLTWGLDGTGGNKNWTIALSGATFTDTGLSDKGGSFSNYSEGTVSRLSLGAMNGAGGLGDWTSGTNIYFEGLNVTAAIPEPNAALAVGLLAAAGVAMRRRKN
- a CDS encoding sodium:solute symporter family protein, with the translated sequence MHWVDWIITVVPVTIILFLAVYSRKYVRGVVDFLAAGRVAGRYVISAGDLTAGLSVITLVALVESKYQVGYALSFWEYLTVPVGIIMGLTGYCVYRFRETRSLSIGQFLEMRYNRSLRIVASTIRTFAEMVTNAIGPAVAANFFIYFIGLPHSVEIFGLALPTFGLVVAMSLCLCMVVLWPGGRISLLISDAFQGLMSYPIFVIIAGYIFLNFGWHDTIGPVMMDRVDGESFINPFDIEKLRDFNIFALFVTIFGSIMNRASWIGNDTTSSGRTPHEQKMAGILGTWRSLYSALMMLLIAVMIIALMTHKDYSDTAHEIRSELTHQVANEVVPDAGRRAQLDTKLSMIPVPRHEIGIDPPLSQESNIDTPYIEGARETLGGTPEGNRQFQEFRTLYHQMMLPVALKNLLPTGLMGLFCLLMVMLLISTDDSRVFNASSTIIQDIIMPFRKTPLTPAQHVLWLRLSSLGVCVFFFVVSIFFVQIDYIIMFTTIMTSLWLGGAGPIMIFGLYSRFGTTTGAFGALIFGSGLSLTGLFLQRNWAELVYPWLESNGWHVSVGHFLETVSSPFNPYVMWEMSAVKFPINSYELYFMAMISGITAYVVGSLLTQKEPYNLDRLLHRGEYDVAGEHKPKVAWSLRNTFSRLIGINAEYTLGDRIIAWSVFGYAIVYKFFFCFVCVFIWNLISPWPDEWWSNYFYITSLLVTAILGIVSTFWFLIGGVIDLRKLFRDLAARIDNPLDNGMVEGHVSLADKAKFEAHEQGEKKDQ